The DNA window TTTGGTTGTAATGCATTTCACACCATTGTTAAATAAATGGGTGATTATCAACGATACGttcactaaaaataattattgattgagaaataaGGTACATTATTTGCATTGAAAGTGTTGCATGTTTGCATTATCAACTATTGGTTAGAAAAGGTGGCaccaaccatataaaaaaatatgtacttTACAaagagtatataaaaaaataaaaaaaattatacactACAGATGTTATGATGTTGTATTTTGACtcctcaaaaccaaaaaaaaatagatatatgcGTAATAGATAGTATGTGTAAGAgtaaaaaggaggaaaaaattTGGTTGTTTGGGCGTTAGCCCAAACAGTGTAGTATGATTGGTAGCCATAAATAGTGTTGTATGGTGACCACAACATCAGGTATCCATGGACGACGTGCAATAATGATACCTAGGGTAGTGTGTGGTGACCACACGTATGAGGTGGTTGATAGTCACTCCACATAGGCATGGCAAAAAAAAGATTTGCATTATAGTGCTACTTTATTTTGACCATACCCAAACGAAGTGGTATTGACCCCAAACGATGTGGCATGGTTGGTGGCCACGAATGGTGTGGGTGTGATGATCATACATGGTGTAGGATGGTAACAAGTAGAGTGGTGAGTGGTGACCATAAGCATGGAATGGTTGGTGGTCATTCCTTTTGGGCATAGCTCAAGAAGAGTTGCATTATGGTGCCACTTTGTTTGGGCTATCTTAAAAGAAATGGCATTATGTTGCCACTCTGTTCGGGCTTTATCCCAAACAAAGtgctcatatttattttattttttatatatgtaaaaaacatacaACATCATTTACCTTTCCggaaaaaatcttttaaacaaAAGTATTTGGAAGACTTaaccaacaaaaataagaaaagaaaactaattttttacatGTTATGGCTATGAGAGAGTTACCATAGTCAAGCATCTAAATGTTGGTCTTTTATGTCTTGCGAGGTGTCTACATAAGAGTTTTCATCGTGTAATTTTTTCTCAATGTTTCTATAAGAGAGAATAATTTAATAGTGTTGTTTGTAAAGAGAAGTAGTGTagcaaaaaatcaatttaaaagtaaatatgGTTTGTGTATGTATTTCAGAATgcgttttagataaaaatattcaataagcAGTCATAAAGATCGAAAAAGGTTCTTCAATCCGATAAAAGTCAAGTTATCATGAGGACCTGGAGAAAAATGATCATAGGAACTTGAAGAAAGATCTATGATCTTTTAGAGACACTAGAGAcacatatgaaaattcaatgaaGACACGTTTAGTGACATGAAGATCTTACCGCGAAGATTTTAAtagagattttttattgaatacaTTATAGAtatggaaaaaaatcattacttttattaaaaagtttagAAGATAGAGATATAACTCGTGGGGCTAATTCATGGATCATTTAATTTTAGGTAAATCATCAATTGTGTAGACTTCCTTTATTTTatgctctggttttttttttttcatgaaataatgAGGGTAACCTTTTGCGATCAGTCTTTCTATCTTCTTTTTCAAGGTATGGCATTTCTCAATGTCATGCCTATGATCACAGTGAAAAAGACAACTTATTAGGATTTCTCGTGTCTGCGCCACTTTTCATAGGAGGGTGATATTgcataaattatttcttattgATAATAGTCAGCACCTCAGTCCGTGTAATGGTTAGATAAGTAGTCAGAAGTTTGAGGAATGTAAGGCGATCATAAATGTGTCCCTTGGTACTTTTTTTAGATGCTTTGGTTAGAGACCAGTGATGTTGGGGAGACTTTGTTTGGTGAAAATTTAGGTGACCTTATTTGGACACGCTGGCTTATTCCACTTTAATATAATTCTGTACTACCTATTTAACGCCTAGATGAGTATTGTTAGGTGGTGTATATTGTCATTCCCATAATGAGTAGTTGTAGACTCCACCAATCAGGGTGTTAGTGGTAATTGGTTCGAGCAGATTTTTCACGTTGAGTATTTCCTCATTACATATTTTGAGATATCCTCTATTGCTTTTATCTTCTCATTGGGTGATGGTAAAAAGCTCCAATATGCTCTTTTTAGTTGGAATGCTTATGCTAAAACAAGAGATGAGCTTCATGTAGAGATCATGAAGACCTAGAATGGATCCTTGATCAAGATTGTGATACATCACCCTAGCATTTCCATGAAACATTACAGGAAAAATCTTGCAcatggaattattttttattgtcactGCCTCTAGGATGCTTCTAACATTTTGTATATACTATTTAGAATATGTAAGGTCATCATAGTTATCTCAAATGACCTttgtaatgatatattttttaaagaaatgagTGTGTAACACCATATGATAAAATAGAGAGTCTCCTAGATGATTGGATTGGTGTTCATTCTTAGAAGTTGGTCTCATCTTACgtctaagatttttttatgaggaAGCATGTGAGTGAGTGTCAGATGAGAATTAATAGAGATAGTCATGCTTATGACTAAGATATGTGAAGGAGTtttcttcatataaaaaatgactCATTCAGAAAGTAGGAGTATCATATACATACTTTGcatgtcattttgttttgttccttTGTGAAACTAAAGTTTCCTCTTTGTATCTCGTGCATATAATAGAGTTATgtgttggattttttattgatagaacAAAAGAGTATGAAGTCGTTTTTGTATagccaaaataatattattgagcACTTGCATTTTATGGTGAGTTGTTAGAGACCTGAGAGAGATAGAGTTTTTATAGTAAGGAAATCAATTACTCTTTATTATCCTAGAGTTTCATCAGACATTGAAATAGTCTTTTTTGTGTGAAAGGTGAtgaagtgcttttttttttcacttttccaTAGACGACACCACTAATGAAGTCGtaaaaaacttgaaacataAATTAGGCTTTCCATAGGCTGCTATCCTAGGCCAAGACATGTGGACTTGAATGTAAGCTTggtgtttgggcttaattatcatgaaaaaaaataagttttttatggGACGAGGGACTCTTCAATGCTTGAGTCAGTGAATGTATgacaaaaatgagaaaaaaatataagatcgAGAGTGAAATGTTGAGTATGAGAAAATTATAACTTGTAAGAACCTCTCTCGTTTACCTGGTAATCCAAAGTATTAATAGATTTTAGTCATATCAACTCACCTCGAGAGATGCATAGTTGCATGATAATTGAATTGTGAAAACATTGGCATCCACCTTTAGTTGTAGTGTCTTTCACCCTATTAGTGGATAGGTGGGTGATTATCAATGATACAGTAGCTAGAAATGATCATTAgttatgaaaagaaatattttatttgcattaaatATGATGCTTGTTTGTAATCATTTAGGAGAAAAGATAATATCAATCCTAGAGTGTGCGCAATGGATAGTACatgtgatgaaaaataaaagaggagggAATTTTTGGTCCTTTGAGCCTTGGCCCAAACGGTGTGGCATGGTTGATGGTCAAGAACAGCGTGTAATGGTGACCGCAACGTGGAGGGCTGACCACGTGCGTCATGAGATGATAACATGCAGGGTGGTGAATGATGATCATGTGCGGGGTGATTGGTGGCCGATCCGTCAAGGCAATGCCCGCAAGAATTGGCACCACAATGCAACTCTGTTTGGGCCTTGCCCAAACAGAAtgctccttttatatatatataaagaagcaTGCACCGCCAGTAGTTATATAGTTTCAGCTCATTTATCTTGCTCCAATGCCGTCGTCCATGAAAGAAGGCCGTGGCTACAGAAGTGGGTCTTGTGCCCAATGTGTCATTAATTAATGATACGACTCCcgtgcttctttttttcaaagtgattttaatCGATACGGCAATGAATTagtgattttaatatttctcaAAACAAACACTAATAATTTTTGTAAGAACAATTCAACCGTATCAATCAAATATAGCGATAAAATTGCGGGAGGGGGGGATCGTAACAGGCCTCATCACATGCACAGTTGGTATGAACAGAAGAATTTCGTATCGGGATCGATCATTGATTATGATATATGCATGCATATTCTATGATCTTCTAGAATCTACAGCCGTCCCGTCAAACATTTTGTTGCGTTGCCAAgcaaagcaatatatatatatatatatatatatatatatatatatatatatatatatatatatatatatatatatttcgatATTGATATGCATTTAATCTGCAGTGGTCCCTGGTTCCACAAGTGATTATCAGACAGAAATCACGGGCTAAATTACAATCAGAAACTAAATTTGTTACACATTGACGGATCCCATTTAAGCAACTGACCCTAAGAGAAGTCCCTAGCCATAAAGCTAGCAAAATTGGCCTGACagcttaaaatatttataagattcTTTCAAAATAGAAACCCTACTTGAAAAGGACCATTACTTGTCCATTTTCCCTTTTATCATGCCCATTTCACGTTGATTTAGTTCCAAATTAGGGTTCTTTCGATGAGGTTAAGCTCTTACACAACGTGCGAATAGCTTTCAGTGCTAAAAGGGTTGGGAATTCAAGTAGCAAAAATCCAATCCGTGATGATCCCTTTCTATTTTTCCAAAAGAGAGAAGATTATAGCTGTACGACAGTGTATATCCATGTGTGATGACATCTTCTACCAAGCCTTTGCCAGCAGAATAAGGTTGGAGGATAATGCCCCAATATAAGCAAGGGCTTCCCATGAAAAAAGGGGAGCAAAACTGAGAAGACCGCTCATGTTACATGGTTGGTATTATTTTAGACAAACTCTGTGCTGACAAATTCAGCAGAGAGTTATCTACCTGATTTGGACTTTTGTTAACAACCTGCGAAAAAAGTTAATCGCgtgattttcctttttattcaatccttattttttatagatatatgGAAACCAAGGAAACTGCAGTTCGGGTGAGAGATGGGTGAGCTGGATTTATTACACAAAGTGTACTTAAGGTTAAGGGTGACATATGTAAGAGCCTCTGACACACTTGCATGCCGTCTTGAAGAAAAAACCCCACAGAAAACAGATGCCACATGCCCGTCAAACTCAAAGATGTGCCGCCCCTTCTTGTTGAATACCGCTCGTCTGCGTGGACCCAACTCAATATTCAATGTTCATCTTTTTTGGCCTGGACTAtgaactgtaaaaaaaattgaagatttttgtttcaaatttccTGTGATCTAGCCTTGCCATTGGGACGATCAGCACTCCTCATGGACCTATGTATCTCTCCCACATACCCTCTCTCACACATACCTAAATCTCTTTTGTCCTACTGGGTGTGGAAGTATTCATcccacaaaaaacaaagaagagcgTGCTGGGCTGGGAAGGCTGAGGAGAACGGAAAGGAAAGTTTTCTGCAGGAAGACTTTTGAATGCGCTTCCAAGGAGAGTAGATTTCAAGGAGTCCATGTCATGGCGTGGTCCAGCTGCTTCCTAATCATAAATACGGTTAAGACACCTTCGAGATGGGCCAGGCGGAGAAACCAGACAAAACAACACTCCCATGTGCAACCCAGATACCAGatcgattttgtttttgtgctcGAAAAGCAACCTCGTcaaattatcatatcaattctAGCTTAATACGCTTTTTGCACTTACTCGGCATCTGTCTATGATCTTCGAATCTACAATGCCAAGCCATAAATTCGTAGATGATTTCGGAGGAAAGTAGTTGAAGACTAGCTCTAGCCTTTCaatcaaatcataataataatactcaagCCAAATATCACAATACCTGGAACAGTTACAAGAGCCATCAGGAAATTTGGCACATTCTTGAAAATGTTTCTAAGCACAGATTCAAGTTATTTTGAAATCCGAATTATTAGTAGATTCTCACTAATTTACATAACCACGAAGTCATTTGTCAAGTGTCCTGAGAAGTGAAATGGCTGCTAGTCTTAGCTGAGCGACTCCAGACCAGACGAGCAAGACTTGCTTTCACTACCGTCAAAGCTGGCCATTAGTAGAAATTAACCACAAACAGATGTAACAAGCTGGCATGAAtatagaaatacaaaaaaagagtgATGAACCTTGAAGCTGTAATTAGAATTCTTCTTTGATGTTTGAACCGACAATATCTCTTACAAAAGAATTGAACCAAAAacgaaagaataaaaaaaacaaaaaacaaaacaagaggcagaaaaggagaaaataaaaaaataaaaagaaccttACATGTAATAAGAAGCATAAACACTATCTACTGTATCTTTCTTGCCCAACCGCAGTCATTCTTCTGTCCATATAACACAATATTTGTACCTCATATTGGGTGCGCAATGTATTGGGGTTCTGAAGGGTTGGGGGCAATCAAGAAAAGAAGCACTCCCAGCCCAGTACAACTTCCCcgtgtaaattttattttcagtgaTAATCATATACTTGTTGTCCACCCAAGTCGCCTATGTTTATATCGGCAATATATCTCacaaaatctgtcatgcttccTTCACTGAACCTGCTCTCCTATCAAATCTAGACCGACAAGCAAGAATGATATCCCTTGAAATAGCAAGAAGTAGAAATGGATCCCCTGAGCAGACAGAAGGCTCCTTGCTGAAGCTGTTAAAAGAAGGAAAGCTAGAGCCAACTCTTTCATATATATTCTATTatgcttccttttcttcttagcCTTTTGATCTTGTTGCATAATTTCTTCCTTCAATTCATCAAGATTTGGCTCAGAAGAACCCCTTTGATGCTTCGTTTCTTTCTGAACCAAGGAAACAAGATCACCCTCAGAAGATCGGCCAGACTTCTTAGTAACAACCCATTCATAGGCACTTCCAAGCTGGAAAAGCCCGGAGATCATAGCATTGAACTTGGTCACTGACATGGTGTTTTCAAACAGAAGATAGGGGACAATGAAAGGGAAGGATTTGGGGGCTGGGAGAATGTTGAGAAATGACATGGTAGCTGGAATGTAGCACACAACCCATGCTGGGAGCTCAGCCTCTGGTATAAACATCGTCATGGGGAGAATTATGCAGAAGAGTGTGAAAGAATAAAATGGTAGGATCAGCTTTCTGagcagaaagaaaagaaaaatcatgttgaATTTCTTCCATATGCTAATCTGCAAAAGACCAATACACATTACATAACAAAAGCAGCAAAATAAAACCAGCACAAAAAATAGGGAAAAATTGTAATTACAGCAGAAGGTATTCGAAAAAGTATATACCTTGGATCGAATAATATCAGGTAAGCAGAGTCTAAATAGCTGCATGGGTCCAGAATGCCATCTGTGTTGTTGCTTTCTATATGCTTCATATGATTCAGGCAATTCACACTGACACTGAAcataaaaggaacaaaaactATTAAACCTTGTACAAACCATTAACTGCCACTAGATTTAGTGAGATGCTCACTGAAATCAATGACAAAACACTCGGtgatataaactaaaaagaaaattgtaataCCTCAACATCATTGAGGAAAATGAACTTCCAGCCATGAAGATGGGCACGAACAGCAATGTCCATGTCCTCGACAGTAGTCCTCTCCAACCAACCACCGGACTCCTCCAAAGCTTTTATCCTCCACACACCAGCAGTTCCATTGAATCCAAAAAAGTTAATGAAAGTTCCATTCACTTGCTGTTCTACTTCAAAATGAAACGCTAAATTAATGTTCTGCAACCTAGTCAACAAGTTCTCATCCTTGTTCACAAAAGACCATCTTGCCTGAACAAGCCCGATCTCCTCATTATCCTGTAATGCCACAATCAATTTCAGCACTTTGTCTTTAGATGATAGAAAGTTTAAATTAACTACCTATCCAATTTTGCCACTGAGTTTCATATAAATTTAACTCCCTTACTTGAAattagatgaaaataaattaaaaagaagataacAATAAGGAGTCGAAGTTAAGTACCTTAAAGTGAGGAACTGTTTTTTTGAGGAAGTCAGGGGTTGGCTGAAAGTCGGCATCGAAAATAGCAACATACTCATAGTCTTTGACATAGCTACAATTCATAGCAGACTTAAGATTGCCAGCTTTATACCCATCTCTAATTACACGATGCCTGTACAAAATGCGGGCACCCTCTTGCTGCCATTTATGAACTTCCTCTTTGATCAACAATTGCGTAGTTGGATCATCAGAATCATCTAAAATTTGTATTAAGAACTTCGATTTTGGCCAGTCTAAATTACACACAGCAGCTATTGATTGTTGATAAACCTTGGggggaaaaaaaccaaatttaaattaaaaaacaaaaaacacatacGCACACAAATAACCGACTAAAAGTAAGagctaaaattttgaaatttgaaggtaCCTCTTTCTCATTGCACATGGGAA is part of the Populus trichocarpa isolate Nisqually-1 chromosome 2, P.trichocarpa_v4.1, whole genome shotgun sequence genome and encodes:
- the LOC7467244 gene encoding probable xyloglucan glycosyltransferase 12, which produces MAPSFDWWAKDSHKGTPVVVKMENPNWSMVELEGPSEEDFLITDSPSRLGRDKSRNKNAKQLTWVLLLKAHKAAGCLTSIATTMLSLGSAIKRRIHSGRTDTETTDIDRENENPTVKTRFYTSIKIFLWMSVLLLGFEIAAYFKGWHFGAPHLQLQYLLATPFGFKDIFDSLYSRWVLFRVEYLAPPLQFLANACIVLFLIQSIDRLVLCLGCFWIRFKNIKPIPKQDAVADLESGENGFFPMVLVQIPMCNEKEVYQQSIAAVCNLDWPKSKFLIQILDDSDDPTTQLLIKEEVHKWQQEGARILYRHRVIRDGYKAGNLKSAMNCSYVKDYEYVAIFDADFQPTPDFLKKTVPHFKDNEEIGLVQARWSFVNKDENLLTRLQNINLAFHFEVEQQVNGTFINFFGFNGTAGVWRIKALEESGGWLERTTVEDMDIAVRAHLHGWKFIFLNDVECQCELPESYEAYRKQQHRWHSGPMQLFRLCLPDIIRSKISIWKKFNMIFLFFLLRKLILPFYSFTLFCIILPMTMFIPEAELPAWVVCYIPATMSFLNILPAPKSFPFIVPYLLFENTMSVTKFNAMISGLFQLGSAYEWVVTKKSGRSSEGDLVSLVQKETKHQRGSSEPNLDELKEEIMQQDQKAKKKRKHNRIYMKELALAFLLLTASARSLLSAQGIHFYFLLFQGISFLLVGLDLIGEQVQ